From the genome of Aspergillus fumigatus Af293 chromosome 1, whole genome shotgun sequence, one region includes:
- a CDS encoding mitochondrial processing peptidase, which translates to MASRRLAFNFNQALRSRAALKAVQPVKRGFASPVALPSTTQSTTLSNGFTIATEYSPWAQTSTVGVWIDAGSRAETDKTNGTAHFLEHLAFKGTNKRTQHQLELEIENMGAHLNAYTSRENTVYYAKSFNNDVPKAVDILADILQNSKLEPAAIERERDVILREQEEVDKQLEEVVFDHLHATAFQNQPLGRTILGPKENIQTISRENLTDYIKTNYTADRMVLVGAGGIPHEQLVKLAEQHFGSLPSKPPTSAALALTAEQKRTPEFIGSEIRIRDDTLPSAHIAVAVEGVSWKDDDYFTALVAQAIVGNWDRAMGNSPYLGSRLSSFVNHHNLANSFMSFSTSYSDTGLWGIYMVSENLTRLNDLVHFALREWSRLCYNVSAAEVERAKAQLKASILLSLDGTTAVAEDIGRQIITTGRRLSPEDVERIIGRITEKDVMDFANRKIWDQDIAISAVGSIEGILDYQRIRSDMSRNSL; encoded by the exons ATGGCCTCTCGACGCCTAGCGTTCAATTTCAACCAGGCTCTGCGAAGCCGTGCTGCCTTGAAGGCCGTTCAGCCCGTGAAGCGTGGCTTTGCTTCTCCGGTCGCCTTGCCGTCCACCACCCAGTCGACGACTCTCTCCAACGGATTCACG ATTGCCACTGAATACTCCCCATGGGCTCAGACATCCACTGTTGGCGTCTGGATCGACGCCGGCAGCAGAGCAGAGACTGACAAGACCAACGGAACCGCACATTTCCTTGAGCACCTTGCTTTCAAG GGTACCAACAAGAGGACTCAGCACCAGCTAGaactcgagatcgagaacATGGGTGCTCACCTGAACGCTTACACTTCG AGGGAAAACACTGTCTACTATGCCAAGTCTTTCAACAACGATGTCCCCAAAGCCGTTGACATCCTCGCCGATATCCTGCAGAACTCGAAGTTGGAGCCCGCTGCTATCGAGCGTGAGAGAGACGTGATTCTGCGTgagcaggaggaggttgacaagcagctcgaggagGTCGTCTTTGACCACCTGCACGCCACTGCTTTCCAGAATCAGCCCCTTGGTCGCACCATCCTCGGTCCCAAGGAGAACATCCAGACTATCTCCCGGGAGAACTTGACCGACTACATCAAGACCAACTACACCGCTGACCGCATGGTTCTGGTCGGTGCCGGTGGCATTCCCCACGAGCAGCTCGTTAAGCTGGCTGAGCAGCACTTCGGTTCCCTCCCCAGCAAGCCCCCCACCTCCGCTGCTCTCGCTCTCACCGCTGAGCAGAAGCGTACCCCCGAGTTCATCGGATCCGAGATCAGAATTCGTGACGACACTCTTCCCTCTGCCCACATTGCCGTTGCTGTCGAGGGTGTCAGCTGGAAGGATGATGACTACTTCACTGCTCTCGTCGCCCAGGCTATTGTCGGCAACTGGGATCGTGCCATGGGTAACTCCCCTTACCTCGGCAGCCGCCTCAGCTCGTTCGTCAACCACCACAACCTTGCCAACAGCTTCATGAGCTTCTCGACCAGCTATAGCGACACTGG TCTGTGGGGTATCTACATGGTCTCGGAGAACCTGACCAGGCTCAACGACCTGGTCCACTTCGCCCTCCGCGAGTGGTCTCGCTTGTGCTACAACGTGTCCGCTGCCGAGGTTGAGCGCGCCAAGGCTCAGCTCAAGGCCTCCATCCTCCTGTCCCTCGACGGCACCACTGCCGTTGCCGAGGACATTGGTCGCCAGATCATCACCACTGGCCGTCGCCTCAGCCCTGAGGACGTTGAGCGCATTATTGGCCGAATCACCGAGAAGGACGTCATGGACTTCGCCAACCGCAAGATTTGGGATCAGGATATCGCCATCAGCGCTGTCGGTTCCATTGAGGGCATCCTGGACTACCAGCGCATCCGCAGTGACATGAGCCGTAACTCCCTGTAA
- a CDS encoding SDR family oxidoreductase: protein MSIIITGAGGYVGQELAAALLSNEPNTTVLLTDVVAPSVPSSAAEHASRVKSVQADLTDRSVVDSLFNESHRYDTVYLLHGIMSSGAEANFELGMRVNLDATRYILDRLRTIMAGVKVVFTSTLAVYGLAPPGFVIDETNFPPVPSSSYGSAKLVIETLLNDYSRRGFIDGRAVRLPTVTVRAGQPTQAASSFASDIIREPFNGKKAILPVSKSTELWICSPYTVVKNLLHARTIPKEAFGVSRSVNLPGLKVSVQEMLDALEEIGGKERRALVEEKYDADIDRIVQTWTPNFNTARAIELGFSEDVSMVENIRQYASRFH, encoded by the coding sequence atgtccatcatcatcactggaGCAGGCGGCTACGTCGGCCAGGAACTGGCTGCTGCATTACTCTCAAATGAACCGAATACTACAGTACTTCTCACAGACGTTGTCGCACCCTCAGTTCCATCCTCCGCAGCCGAACATGCCTCGCGAGTCAAGAGCGTCCAAGCAGACCTCACCGACCGAAGCGTGGTCGACTCGCTATTCAACGAGTCCCACCGCTACGACACCGTCTACCTCCTCCACGGGATCATGTCCAGCGGCGCAGAAGCCAACTTCGAGCTCGGGATGCGGGTCAATCTTGACGCAACCCGGTACATCCTCGACAGACTACGCACCATCATGGCGGGTGTGAAGGTGGTATTCACCTCGACGCTAGCGGTCTACGGTCTCGCGCCCCCCGGGTTCGTCATCGACGAGACCAATTTCCCGCCTGTGCCGTCGTCCTCATACGGGTCAGCGAAGCTCGTCATCGAGACGCTGCTGAATGATTACTCGAGGCGGGGGTTTATCGACGGTCGCGCCGTGCGGTTACCCACAGTGACGGTGCGAGCGGGCCAACCTACCCAGGCTGCGAGCAGCTTTGCGAGCGACATCATCCGGGAGCCGTTTAACGGGAAAAAGGCGATTCTGCCGGTGAGTAAGAGTACAGAGCTGTGGATTTGCTCGCCGTATACTGTGGTGAAGAACCTGTTGCATGCGAGGACTATCCCCAAGGAGGCGTTTGGGGTTTCGAGGTCGGTGAATTTACCAGGTCTGAAGGTTAGCGTTCAGGAGATGCTGGATgcgttggaggagattgGAGGCAAGGAGCGTCGAGCTTTGGTGGAAGAGAAGTATGATGCGGATATTGATCGGATTGTCCAGACCTGGACTCCAAACTTCAACACTGCGCGTGCGATCGAGTTGGGGTTCTCGGAGGATGTTTCGATGGTGGAGAACATTAGGCAATATGCGAGTCGGTTTCATTGA